A stretch of the Pan paniscus chromosome 2, NHGRI_mPanPan1-v2.0_pri, whole genome shotgun sequence genome encodes the following:
- the KCTD6 gene encoding BTB/POZ domain-containing protein KCTD6 isoform X1: MGNLTLHDFPETWALEDASLEQMDNGDWGYMMTDPVTLNVGGHLYTTSLTTLTRYPDSMLGAMFGGDFPTARDPQGNYFIDRDGPLFRYVLNFLRTSELTLPLDFKEFDLLRKEADFYQIEPLIQCLNDPKPLYPMDTFEEVVELSSTRKLSKYSNPVAVIITQLTITTKVHSLLEGISNYFTKWNKHMMDTRDCQVSFTFGPCDYHQEVSLRVHLMEYITKQGFTIRNTRVHHMSERANENTVEHNWTFCRLARKTDD, encoded by the exons TTTCCCTGAAACCTGGGCTCTTGAAGACGCATCACTGGAGCAGATGGATAATGGAGACTGGGGCTATATG ATGACTGACCCAGTCACATTAAATGTAGGTGGACACTTGTATACAACGTCTCTCACCACATTGACGCGTTACCCGGATTCCATGCTTGGAGCTATGTTTGGGGGGGACTTCCCCACAGCTCGAGACCCTCAAGGCAATTACTTTATTGATCGAGATGGACCTCTTTTCCGATATGTCCTCAACTTCTTAAGAACTTCAGAATTGACCTTACCGTTGGATTTTAAGGAATTTGATCTGCTTCGGAAAGAAGCAGATTTTTACCAGATTGAGCCCTTGATTCAGTGTCTCAATGATCCTAAGCCTTTGTATCCCATGGATACTTTTGAAGAAGTTGTGGAGCTGTCTAGTACTCGGAAGCTTTCTAAGTACTCCAACCCAGTGGCTGTCATCATAACGCAACTAACCATCACCACTAAGGTCCATTCCTTACTAGAAGGCATCTCAAATTATTTTACCAAGTGGAATAAGCACATGATGGACACCAGAGACTGCCAGGTTTCCTTTACTTTTGGACCCTGTGATTATCACCAGGAAGTTTCTCTTAGGGTCCACCTGATGGAATACATTACAAAACAAGGTTTCACGATCCGCAACACCCGGGTGCATCACATGAGTGAGCGGGCCAATGAAAACACAGTGGAGCACAACTGGACTTTCTGTAGGCTAGCCCGGAAGACAGACGACTGA
- the KCTD6 gene encoding BTB/POZ domain-containing protein KCTD6 isoform X2, giving the protein MDNGDWGYMMTDPVTLNVGGHLYTTSLTTLTRYPDSMLGAMFGGDFPTARDPQGNYFIDRDGPLFRYVLNFLRTSELTLPLDFKEFDLLRKEADFYQIEPLIQCLNDPKPLYPMDTFEEVVELSSTRKLSKYSNPVAVIITQLTITTKVHSLLEGISNYFTKWNKHMMDTRDCQVSFTFGPCDYHQEVSLRVHLMEYITKQGFTIRNTRVHHMSERANENTVEHNWTFCRLARKTDD; this is encoded by the exons ATGGATAATGGAGACTGGGGCTATATG ATGACTGACCCAGTCACATTAAATGTAGGTGGACACTTGTATACAACGTCTCTCACCACATTGACGCGTTACCCGGATTCCATGCTTGGAGCTATGTTTGGGGGGGACTTCCCCACAGCTCGAGACCCTCAAGGCAATTACTTTATTGATCGAGATGGACCTCTTTTCCGATATGTCCTCAACTTCTTAAGAACTTCAGAATTGACCTTACCGTTGGATTTTAAGGAATTTGATCTGCTTCGGAAAGAAGCAGATTTTTACCAGATTGAGCCCTTGATTCAGTGTCTCAATGATCCTAAGCCTTTGTATCCCATGGATACTTTTGAAGAAGTTGTGGAGCTGTCTAGTACTCGGAAGCTTTCTAAGTACTCCAACCCAGTGGCTGTCATCATAACGCAACTAACCATCACCACTAAGGTCCATTCCTTACTAGAAGGCATCTCAAATTATTTTACCAAGTGGAATAAGCACATGATGGACACCAGAGACTGCCAGGTTTCCTTTACTTTTGGACCCTGTGATTATCACCAGGAAGTTTCTCTTAGGGTCCACCTGATGGAATACATTACAAAACAAGGTTTCACGATCCGCAACACCCGGGTGCATCACATGAGTGAGCGGGCCAATGAAAACACAGTGGAGCACAACTGGACTTTCTGTAGGCTAGCCCGGAAGACAGACGACTGA